ACCGGGATTGTTTCGCTAACACCAGACTTAACCACCGAGCTCACGGCACCAGAACCAAACACGAATTTTATTTATCCTAAAACAGTCTTACCACAACTGACAGGTCATTTGGCAGTCGGTCACCACACCTTGATTTCAGCATACTTGGGCACACCAGTTCAAGATGTCGCACTACCAGAGACCATCGACGTCCAACTCAAGCAAGACCAAGTCACAATCACAATCGATAAGCAACAAACCCGCATCAAACTGACTGAAATTTAAAAGCCCAATCTTTGGGCTACCTCAAAATATAAGCGGATTATATATGATGAAGGAGTGAATTCTTTTGGCTAAAACCAATCAAGCAGAGATCGATATTGCAAATGCAAACGCGAAAGTAAAAGATGAACAGCAACCCAAACTTCCTTGGATGTTCTCCTGGGCGATGTTCCTGGCGCCAATGGTCTGGTATGGCCCGAACATTGCCGTGCGCAACACCTTAATTCCCCAACTATTCGGTCAAATCGACCCAGCTAATAAAGTCTGGGCTTTCGGAATTATTAGTGCCGCAGCGACGTTTACCGGCGCTATTACCAATTTATTGTTTGGCGCCTTTTCAGATGTGACGCGCTCCAGATGGGGGAGTCGGAAACCTTACATTACCATCGGTACCCTCGTAATGGCGGCCATGATGGTGATTATTGCCAATTCAGCATCGGTCATGACGATTATTTTCCTTTGGATTATCTGTGCAGCCGGTGAAAATGCGGTGGCCGCTTCAATCTATGCGCAAATTTCCGATCGTGTTGCGCCTAAATGGCGGGGCACCGCTTCAACTTTCTACGGTGTTGGCTTCACGATTTCGCAACAAGCGTTCACCATCTTAGCTGCGCAATTCTTGGGTAATATTAAATTTGGGATCTACGCAATGGCGTTAATCTCCGTTATCCTCGGGATTGTCCACCTATTATTGGCGAAAGAACCTAGCAATCTCGACGAACCTAAGATTTCGATCAATAAAGAAACTTTTGCGAAGTACTTCTTCTTCCCAACCAAAGGTGCACGTGATTTCTACCTCGCCTTGTTCGCAAAATTCTTCATGGTTGTTGGTAGCACGATTATTACTACCTATACCTTATTCATTTTCACTGATTATATGGGCGTTACAAGCCAACAAGCCGGCAAATCAATTTCGATTTTCTCAACCTTAATGCTTGTCTTCGGTGTGATTTTCGCCCTGATTTCAGGCCCGTTAGCTGATCGTGCTAAACGGGTGAAGATGCCCGTCTTATTCGCGATTTTCTTGTTAGGGTTTGCCGCCTTATTCCCACTCTTTATCGCGCATCCTTGGGCCATGTATGCTTACGCCGTTTTCGCAGCAATTGGCAACGGCATCTTCAACTCAGTGGATGGCGCCTTAAACCTCAACGTACTGCCTTCGTCTGATACTGCCGGCAAGGATTTAGGCCTAAT
This DNA window, taken from Latilactobacillus sakei, encodes the following:
- a CDS encoding MFS transporter — translated: MAKTNQAEIDIANANAKVKDEQQPKLPWMFSWAMFLAPMVWYGPNIAVRNTLIPQLFGQIDPANKVWAFGIISAAATFTGAITNLLFGAFSDVTRSRWGSRKPYITIGTLVMAAMMVIIANSASVMTIIFLWIICAAGENAVAASIYAQISDRVAPKWRGTASTFYGVGFTISQQAFTILAAQFLGNIKFGIYAMALISVILGIVHLLLAKEPSNLDEPKISINKETFAKYFFFPTKGARDFYLALFAKFFMVVGSTIITTYTLFIFTDYMGVTSQQAGKSISIFSTLMLVFGVIFALISGPLADRAKRVKMPVLFAIFLLGFAALFPLFIAHPWAMYAYAVFAAIGNGIFNSVDGALNLNVLPSSDTAGKDLGLINLANTLSQMIGALAASAIVSTMGYQKIFLVAIILELIGAALIAMIRSVK